A window of the Salvelinus alpinus chromosome 3, SLU_Salpinus.1, whole genome shotgun sequence genome harbors these coding sequences:
- the LOC139571341 gene encoding testis-expressed protein 47-like — protein sequence MESSSEVLHMILEDLNDMEKSPNCPLKEVRILVVSHCVLRRMFPLWGYRFVTLPLSLQDPNPQTQPVETLVPDSLAMIYKMCVCLLKRRGSGSGQDDQEQALRLEEDTVIYLCQSTVLHSPSTFLQTYTKATNILMDSEIVWPTHRRLYW from the exons ATGGAG TCCTCTTCAGAAGTTCTCCACATGATTCTGGAAGATCTGAATGACATGGAGAAAAGCCCAAA CTGCCCACTGAAGGAGGTGCGTATCCTGGTGGTGTCTCATTGTGTGCTGAGACGTATGTTCCCGTTGTGGGGCTACCGCTTCGTGACGCTGCCCCTCAGCCTCCAGGACCCCAACCCACAGACCCAGCCCGTGGAGACCCTAGTCCCAGACAGCCTGGCCATGATCTacaagatgtgtgtgtgtctactcaaACGCAGG ggtaGCGGTTCAGGCCAGGATGATCAGGAGCAGGCTCTGCGGTTAGAGGAGGATACAGTCATCTACCTCTGTCAGAGTACAGTGCTGCACTCCCCATCCACCTTCCTACAAACCTACACCAAGGCTACCAACATCCTCATGGATTCCG AAATCGTGTGGCCGACACACCGCAGACTTTACTGGTAG